One window from the genome of Acinetobacter sp. LoGeW2-3 encodes:
- a CDS encoding site-specific integrase translates to MADRADEKALPPGVRIRDGAIEINFSVKKQRYFITLPHPPTAEGIRTAAKIKSDLKTKAKWGILTEADISKVKGIEIPENNPADEEQVLFQDMAQKFLKFSGANKDSKNGYRKILEFHWMPYFALTPISNITTEDIEEVIIDRDFQTAKTFNNCVTPLRGVFELAVKHNQISANPMNKIKNRKVQVETPDPFTRKEMETLLAWLDKSLHDEDKFYHWYFEFAFWTGCRPSEMIALRESDIDWFNGTFKVSKSRVRGLEKKVTKTHTSREVYLNERSTLALKALLQFKKDQGYQTDYVMLCPKTKEPFFNEKPPRERLVEAMKACSIRHRPAYNARHTYATMLLMDGVNPMFVADQLGHSLQMLIKRYTKWLHGDKNKQEIAKLSVTRTA, encoded by the coding sequence ATGGCTGACAGAGCAGACGAAAAAGCGTTACCACCTGGTGTCCGAATTAGAGATGGCGCCATCGAAATCAATTTCAGCGTTAAAAAACAACGCTATTTTATCACGCTCCCCCACCCGCCAACTGCGGAAGGGATTCGTACAGCCGCTAAAATTAAAAGTGATTTAAAAACCAAAGCTAAATGGGGAATTTTGACTGAAGCTGATATTTCAAAGGTAAAAGGGATTGAAATTCCTGAAAACAATCCAGCAGATGAAGAACAAGTTTTATTTCAAGATATGGCTCAAAAATTCCTAAAATTTTCAGGTGCGAATAAAGATTCTAAAAATGGTTATCGTAAGATTTTAGAGTTTCACTGGATGCCTTATTTCGCTTTGACACCTATCTCAAATATCACGACCGAAGATATTGAGGAAGTAATTATCGATCGTGATTTTCAAACAGCTAAGACTTTTAATAACTGCGTAACTCCTCTACGAGGGGTATTTGAACTGGCTGTTAAGCATAATCAGATTTCTGCAAACCCTATGAATAAAATTAAGAATCGTAAGGTCCAAGTTGAAACACCTGATCCCTTCACACGCAAGGAGATGGAAACCTTATTGGCTTGGCTCGATAAAAGCTTGCATGATGAGGACAAATTTTACCACTGGTATTTTGAATTTGCCTTTTGGACTGGCTGTAGGCCTTCAGAAATGATTGCTCTCAGAGAAAGCGATATCGATTGGTTCAATGGAACATTCAAGGTCAGCAAAAGCCGTGTAAGAGGACTAGAAAAGAAAGTGACCAAAACACATACTTCTCGCGAGGTTTATCTGAATGAACGATCAACTCTGGCTTTGAAAGCTTTGCTTCAATTTAAAAAAGATCAAGGCTACCAAACAGATTATGTGATGCTATGTCCCAAGACTAAGGAACCATTCTTTAATGAAAAACCACCTAGAGAGCGTCTTGTAGAAGCGATGAAAGCGTGTTCTATACGTCACCGCCCTGCATACAATGCAAGGCATACTTATGCGACGATGTTGCTCATGGATGGCGTCAATCCAATGTTTGTAGCCGATCAACTTGGGCATAGCCTACAAATGCTGATCAAACGCTATACTAAATGGTTGCATGGAGATAAGAACAAGCAAGAAATTGCGAAACTTAGCGTAACTCGTACAGCCTAA
- a CDS encoding HAD-IA family hydrolase, which translates to MAICSNAATPYGERAQSILPLLDAYAWSFKVGTYKPDSMIYQYFLNQLQCHPNEVLFIGDTQIADVDGPQNLGMSAQIIDRKSGEKLANVLKAFI; encoded by the coding sequence TTGGCGATCTGCTCCAATGCAGCGACGCCTTATGGTGAAAGAGCACAAAGCATACTTCCGCTTTTAGATGCCTATGCATGGAGTTTCAAGGTAGGCACCTATAAGCCTGATTCGATGATATATCAATACTTTTTAAATCAATTGCAATGCCACCCCAATGAAGTTCTGTTCATTGGTGATACTCAAATTGCTGATGTGGATGGGCCTCAAAATTTAGGAATGTCTGCACAAATTATTGATCGTAAAAGTGGTGAAAAGCTTGCCAACGTTCTCAAGGCGTTTATTTAA